The genomic DNA ACATCTTTCCGCcacaatattatttatagatTGAAGATTTTCTATACCATTCGTTGTTCTATCTGTCTCATTCACCACTGCTGGTTCCggtgaatttttttcatttattacaaaTGTTATACTCTATACGTTTATTAACGTATGGTAATCGATATGGCAATGAATTTGATCATTAATCGAGATTAGAACATATGTAGTAGTTTCCCATCACTAGTTTtagtcaaaataaacaaattatctGTCCGGAATGGTTTGTGATCGGTGCGAAGCGAAATTGTCCAAAGTTGCAACACCTGATCCATGGAAAAATGGAGCAGGAAAGAGAAAAATcaacgaaaacaaatttttgtctACCGCGAGAGATAGACAAAATCCCATTGCTAAAAGTTTAGCACCATGTAGGTTAGTATAAGTTTGTGGTAATAAAGATGTTTGATTCGAatgtattaaacttttttttacatagAATATGTAGGCAGAAAGTTCATCAGATTGGCTCCCATTATTGTCAAGCATGTGCCTACAAAAAAGCTATTTGTGCCATGTGTGGAAAAAAGCTGCTCgataccaaaaattataaacaaagttCCACTTagaacaaatgtatatattacacgctttaatgtttacaaaaaatgtacatttagagcttaacataatttttgtaatgttaATAGATTTAGTTAAGAATTACtagttttcttctttttatttgacgtagaATAACTGAGGGATTCTTTATCGAATTCCAGAGGCATAATTCCCAAGTCCCCGCTATATCGattttttacaatttgcaaatattttttccctCGAAGAGATGTTAGACGCTTATCTTGGATAATAAGGACGTTGTCCGCTTCTTGTGTAGCTTTAGCTGTTCCAAACACCGAACT from Bactrocera oleae isolate idBacOlea1 chromosome 3, idBacOlea1, whole genome shotgun sequence includes the following:
- the LOC106617707 gene encoding cysteine-rich PDZ-binding protein, with amino-acid sequence MVCDRCEAKLSKVATPDPWKNGAGKRKINENKFLSTARDRQNPIAKSLAPCRICRQKVHQIGSHYCQACAYKKAICAMCGKKLLDTKNYKQSST